The Henckelia pumila isolate YLH828 unplaced genomic scaffold, ASM3356847v2 CTG_461:::fragment_3, whole genome shotgun sequence genome window below encodes:
- the LOC140871398 gene encoding uncharacterized protein, whose amino-acid sequence MQQDLQKEFGVELEYRKVWKSKELAMHDIHGTDEGCYDRLRWYCSAVKKTNPGSIVECEIDLLTKKFRRLFICFRACDVGFVSGCRPLIFLDGTHIKNKYAGCILVSVSKYANDDLFTIAYVVVDDENDVNWDWFCYHLRSVLLSHQCMSFDEFTFFSDRHPSIIKAVNQLFPGSSYAYCLRHLVDNFVKQVLRSYP is encoded by the exons ATGCAGCAGGACTTGCAAAAAGAATTTGGGGTAGAGTTAGAATACCGCAAAGTTTGGAAGAGTAAAGAGTTGGCAATGCATGATATTCATGGCACAGATGAAGGATGCTATGATAGATTACGATGGTACTGTAGTGCTGTTAAAAAGACTAATCCCGGTAGTATTGTTGAGTGTGAGATTGATCTTTTGACCAAAAAATTCAGAAGGTTGTTCATTTGTTTTCGTGCATGTGATGTTGGTTTTGTTAGTGGTTGTAGGCCATTGATTTTTTTGGATGGTACTCATATAAAGAATAAGTATGCAGGATGTATCTTAGTTTCTGTGTCAAAATATGCAAACGATGATCTTTTCACAATTGCCTATGTCGTAGTAGATGATGAGAATGATGTGAACTGGGATTGGTTTTGTTATCATTTGAGAAGTGTGCTCCTTTCCCATCAATGCATGTCATTCGACGAGTTCACATTTTTTTCAGACAGACATCCTAGTATTATCAAGGCAGTGAATCAACTATTTCCTGGGAGTAGCTATGCTTATTGTTTGAGACATTTAGTGGATAATTTTGTGAAACAG GTGTTGAGAAGTTATCCCTGa
- the LOC140872206 gene encoding protein SMALL AUXIN UP-REGULATED RNA 51-like, whose amino-acid sequence MALKKSNKLSQAATLKQILKRCSSLGKKHGYDDEEGLPMDVPKGHFAVYVGENRTRYIVPISFLTHPEFQCLLRRAEEEFGFDHEMGITIPCEEVVFRSLTSMLR is encoded by the coding sequence ATGGCACTCAAGAAATCTAACAAGCTCTCACAGGCAGCAACCCTAAAGCAAATCCTGAAAAGATGCTCTAGCTTAGGCAAGAAACACGGATACGACGACGAAGAGGGCCTCCCCATGGACGTTCCCAAGGGCCACTTCGCCGTCTACGTCGGAGAGAACCGAACACGATACATCGTCCCCATCTCCTTCTTGACCCACCCGGAGTTCCAGTGCCTTCTGCGGCGGGCGGAGGAAGAGTTCGGGTTCGACCACGAAATGGGGATCACTATTCCATGCGAAGAAGTTGTTTTCAGATCACTTACTTCCATGCTCAGATGA